CTACCTGTTCCTCGGCGAACAGTTGCAACGTTATCATCTCGAAGGCGCGGCACTCATAGTCGCCGGCTTGCTTCTCATCATCCTGCTGAAGCCAACGACCAGAGCGGAGGCGACCAAAGCCTGAGGACGAACGCAATGGCTTCCTAGTGACCGCTTCTGGCGCATTGCTGCCCACTGGCGCTGTCCGATTCCGGCTAGAAGCAGCAGGAAGTCAGCACTTCGTGGCGACTGTCCCCCATCCTTCGTACCGCAGGTTGAAACGCTTTTCGATTTTCAGCGCGGTCAAAGTCAGGCTGTCAATTGAAGAAGATCGGGCGTCCGATTGCAGCGATAGGTCGATAGCAACTTTGCCGTCTGGCATTCGGACGGACTGGATTACGATGAAGCCAAGTTCAGCAGCCGCTTCGGAGAGTTCTGATATCGCTGATTAGAGCCAACGAAGCGGAGGTCGATTGGCCGAACCACGGAAGAGCAATCCCCATTCCTTTGCAAGCTGGGAGTACATCAGCATCCGCCGCTCGTTCCGCTCTAAGCCGAACCTCATCCACCCCGGGGGGGGTCCAGAATGGTCGTCATAACGATACCGAACAAAATTCCTTGAAGCATTTCTTTCAGTAGATTTTTTCAGACGTGGATGCAACTTGCATGAAGCTCCGATGTCCGGTGGCGCGATCCGGAAAAAATTGTTCGTCCTTTGTCGGCGCCCAAGCGGGTACTTGCCCACAAACTGGCTCACCTTCGCTCTGGGGCGGTTTGCCCTAGCCGTGGCTCTGCCCCAGCCAGAAGCCGCTGAATATTGGCGCGACGACGCACGATCACGTACAGGCCACCTGCGACCACTAGCAACCGATAGGGCATTGGGTGCTCGAAGCTGAAGACGAGTACGATCGCTGTGGAGGCAGCGAGTATCGAGCTAAGGGACACGATGCGAAAGATGGCCAGCACGACATCCCAAACCGCCACTGCGCCTAATCCTACCGGCAGCGATATCGCCAGCAAAACGCCGAGGCCTGTGGCTGCAGATCTCCCACCTGTGAACTTCAGCCAGACCGAACGACCGTGCCCTAGCAACACCGCCAATCCCGATAGGCAAACCGTCGATGGCACCAAGGTCCGGATATCTGTGGGCGACGCGATGGACGGTTGTGTAGATAACAAAGGGTAATACCAGCGAGCAAAGACTATCGCGGCCGCGCCTTTCAACACATCGACAAGAAGCACGAACAGCGCAGGCCATTTGCCGAGGGTACGCAGCACGTTCGTCGCTCCGGTGGATTTGGAGCCGTGCTCTCGGATATCGATACCTCGAAGCAGTTTTCCTGCGAGGTAACCAGTCGGCGCAGAACCGAGAAGATAAGCAATCAGCAATCCAAAGGTACTTCCTATCCAAAACACCATCGAACCCAACTTTCCTCGAAGGTTATCGTCGTCTTTTCGTTCCAGCCAGACGCACTTGGCTGTGGGGCAAAGTCAAGCATCGATGCCCCTCCATGGCGGCGATAAGCGCACCGAGTTCGTTACCGATTGGCAGCTTGCCGAGGCCTGGGAAATCCATGAGCAACACAAAAATATAAAGGCCACCAGAGCAGGGGGCAGCATTGGTGCGCGAATCGGACTGCGCAGCGACAATCTGGATGAGACTCTTATGTCGCAAAAGCATCAATATAACGAACGACGCGAGCTGCCGGTTGGACTGTCCTTCCATGTCAGGACGAACACACGAAGCCAATTGTCATAAGCGAATTTCCGCAGGGTCAGCTCGTCAAACCCACCTTTGCGCATAGCCTCGAAGAG
This Rhizobium sullae DNA region includes the following protein-coding sequences:
- the plsY gene encoding glycerol-3-phosphate 1-O-acyltransferase PlsY: MVFWIGSTFGLLIAYLLGSAPTGYLAGKLLRGIDIREHGSKSTGATNVLRTLGKWPALFVLLVDVLKGAAAIVFARWYYPLLSTQPSIASPTDIRTLVPSTVCLSGLAVLLGHGRSVWLKFTGGRSAATGLGVLLAISLPVGLGAVAVWDVVLAIFRIVSLSSILAASTAIVLVFSFEHPMPYRLLVVAGGLYVIVRRRANIQRLLAGAEPRLGQTAPERR